One Phocoena sinus isolate mPhoSin1 chromosome 14, mPhoSin1.pri, whole genome shotgun sequence genomic region harbors:
- the LOC116739119 gene encoding 60S ribosomal protein L31-like, which produces MAPTKQGGEKKKGRFTINEVVSREYTINIHGCFHGMGFKERASRALREIRKFAMKEMGTPDVHIDARLNKAVWAKGIRNVPYRIHGPLSRKYDDDEVSPNKL; this is translated from the coding sequence CCACAAAGCAGGGTGGTGAGAAGAAGAAGGGTCGCTTCACCATCAACGAGGTGGTGAGCAGAGAATACACCATCAACATTCACGGGTGCTTCCATGGAATGGGTTTCAAGGAGCGTGCCTCTCGGGCGCTCAGAGAAATCCGGAAATTTGCAATGAAGGAGATGGGGACTCCAGATGTACACATTGACGCCAGGCTCAACAAAGCCGTCTGGGCCAAAGGAATAAGGAATGTTCCATACCGTATCCATGGGCCGTTGTCCAGAAAGTATGATGACGATGAAGTTTCACCAAACAAGCTCTAA